In Carya illinoinensis cultivar Pawnee chromosome 9, C.illinoinensisPawnee_v1, whole genome shotgun sequence, the following are encoded in one genomic region:
- the LOC122275951 gene encoding uncharacterized protein LOC122275951 yields the protein MLAEPFADDYRMVSLQHLLKFDCCFSNSCVGGKLWLLWKEELHLSIISHSAQHVTVSMSMDSRQVIIFVVYAKCNHVERRELWRLLQLDAVQDAPWLCLGDFNIIREEEEHRGGRPRLRVDIDEFNDFIDNGGFVDMKAVGSKFSWCNGQRGLARSWSKLDRCLMNVVVAGVFPDALCKYMARTTSDHAPLSFVFKNVGNHYGPSPFKFQQMWVSHSNFWKVVNDTWSTSINTMGLQGLTTKLKKVKIVLKDWNRRVFGHTETKIQEFENKIEQLDSQLQEGFSEDTEQALLEAKEELAVWMKREETRLSQQARTPRDLLDLSDLVQHSILEEENANLLQLLQSKRLKRLCFPFLWIVARVQMALVLRPTGFDKFPPISLCPMVYKAFSKILIRRLSPILNRIISSEQGAFLLGRSIFENISLAQEMIHMINKKVRGGNIVIKVDMAKAYDSIDWDFLIHVMASFGFSGRFCSLIRSCISTPWFSVVMNGSAKGFFSSGRGLRQGDPLSPYMFILVEEVLSRLLKHKMLRVEEIGKNGNGYSGFRKKKTKGSIRVEVEASDLCYVFKLEL from the exons ATGTTAGCTGAGCCTTTTGCTGATGATTACAGGATGGTTAGCTTGCAACATTTGTTGAAGTTTGATTGTTGTTTCTCTAATTCTTGTGTTGGTGGAAAGCTTTGGTTACTCTGGAAAGAAGAATTGCATTTATCGATTATTAGTCATAGTGCCCAACATGTGACTGTTTCTATGAGCATGGATTCTCGGcaagttattatttttgtggTGTATGCTAAATGTAACCATGTTGAACGACGGGAGCTTTGGAGGTTGTTACAACTTGATGCGGTCCAAGATGCACCTTGGTTATGCttaggtgattttaatattattcgtgAGGAGGAGGAACATCGTGGTGGTAGACCGAGATTGCGGGTTGATATAGatgaatttaatgattttattgacAATGGTGGTTTCGTTGACATGAAAGCTGTGGGGAGTAAGTTCTCATGGTGTAATGGTCAGAGGGGTCTTGCACGGAGTTGGTCGAAATTAGATAGATGTTTAATGAATGTTGTGGTTGCAGGTGTTTTTCCGGACGCCTTATGCAAATATATGGCGCGGACAACTTCAGATCATGCACCTTTGTCGTTTGTGTTTAAGAATGTGGGGAATCACTATGGTCCTTCCCCTTTCaaatttcagcaaatgtgggtgTCTCATAGTAATTTTTGGAAGGTGGTTAATGATACTTGGAGTACTTCGATTAATACTATGGGTCTTCAGGGTCTTACTACCaagttaaaaaaagtgaaaatagtCTTAAAGGATTGGAATCGTCGTGTTTTTGGACATACGGAGACGAAGATCCAGgaatttgagaataaaattgaACAGTTAGATAGCCAACTGCAGGAGGGTTTCTCAGAAGACACAGAGCAAGCTTTATTGGAAGCTAAGGAAGAACTTGCAGTTTggatgaaaagagaagaaacaaGGCTTTCACAGCAG GCACGTACTCCTAGAGATCTTCTTGATTTGTCAGATTTGGTGCAACATTCTATTTTGGAGGAGGAAAATGCTAACCTCCTTCAGCTCCTTCAATCCAAGAGGTTAAAGAGGCTATGTTTTCCATTCTTGTGGATAGTAGCCCGGGTCCAGATGGCTTTGGTTCTG AGGCCTACTGGTTTTGATAAGTTCCCCCCCATCAGTTTATGTCCAATGGTGTATAAAGCTTTTTCCAAGATTTTGATTCGAAGATTATCGCCTATCCTTAACAGAATCATCTCTTCAGAACAAGGTGCTTTTCTTCTTGGGCGaagtatatttgaaaatatttctttggCCCAAGAAATGATACACATGATTAATAAGAAGGTTAGGGGTGGTAATATTGTTATTAAAGTGGACATGGCTAAGGCCTATGACAGCATAGACTGGGATTTTTTAATCCATGTTATGGCTTCATTTGGTTTTTCTGGGAGGTTCTGCAGTTTGATCAGAAGTTGTATATCGACTCCTTGGTTCTCGGTGGTTATGAATGGGTCGGCTAAAGGATTTTTCTCCAGTGGGCGAGGTTTGCGCCAAGGTGATCCTCTCTCACCATACATGTTCATTCTCGTTGAGGAAGTGCTTTCTAGGCTTTTAAAGCATAA GATGCTACGTGTGGAGGAGATCGGAAAAAATGGAAATGGGTATTCTGGTTTCAGGAAGAAGAAGACTAAAGGCAGTATACGGGTTGAAGTGGAAGCTTCGGACTTGTGTTATGTCTTTAAGCTGGAACTCTAA